The Amycolatopsis mongoliensis genome includes a window with the following:
- a CDS encoding acyl-CoA dehydrogenase family protein encodes MNTEYEDFRASVRRLAADKIAPHAADVDDKERFPEEAWAALRAADLPGLPYDEKLGGSGADLLSQVIAVEEVAAACASSALVLLVNWAGTSTVVSHGSDELRAEVVPRVAAGEAGAAWCMTEPTVGSDLSGIRTAATRDGGDWVLTGQKRFISNAPWAEWYAVLARTGEKDFGVFMVHKDDAGISFGPHEKKMGMRGSPTTDVVLEDCRIPGRRVVADPAQGYRYINGELNVSRALIAAQALGIAQGAFDAAVAYTCDRRQFGQALSRFQLLRGMVADMAVKIESARALLHDAVALITAGDPRARSRVSMAKLLCSDNAMSVTTDALQLHGGYGFIRDYPVERMMRDVKITQIYEGTNQIQRLVIAKDVYAGQVRS; translated from the coding sequence ATGAACACCGAGTACGAGGACTTCCGGGCGAGCGTGCGCCGGCTGGCGGCGGACAAGATCGCGCCCCACGCGGCGGACGTGGACGACAAGGAGCGGTTCCCCGAGGAGGCCTGGGCGGCGCTGCGCGCGGCGGACCTGCCGGGCCTGCCCTACGACGAAAAGCTGGGCGGTTCCGGCGCCGATTTGCTCTCCCAGGTGATCGCCGTCGAGGAGGTGGCGGCGGCCTGTGCCAGCTCCGCGCTGGTGCTGCTGGTCAACTGGGCGGGAACGTCCACTGTGGTCAGTCATGGCTCCGACGAGCTGCGCGCCGAGGTGGTGCCGAGGGTCGCCGCCGGCGAGGCGGGCGCCGCCTGGTGCATGACCGAACCGACCGTCGGCTCCGACCTGTCCGGCATCCGGACCGCCGCGACCCGGGACGGCGGCGACTGGGTCCTCACCGGACAGAAGCGGTTCATCAGCAACGCCCCGTGGGCCGAGTGGTACGCCGTGCTCGCCCGGACCGGGGAGAAGGACTTCGGCGTCTTCATGGTCCACAAGGACGACGCCGGGATCTCCTTCGGCCCGCACGAGAAGAAGATGGGCATGCGGGGCAGCCCGACCACCGACGTCGTCCTGGAGGACTGCCGGATCCCCGGCCGGCGTGTCGTGGCCGACCCGGCGCAGGGCTACCGCTACATCAACGGCGAGCTCAACGTCAGCCGGGCCCTGATCGCCGCACAGGCACTCGGAATCGCTCAGGGCGCCTTCGACGCGGCCGTCGCCTACACGTGCGACCGCCGGCAGTTCGGGCAGGCACTGTCCCGGTTCCAGCTGCTGCGGGGGATGGTCGCCGACATGGCGGTGAAGATCGAGTCCGCCCGGGCGCTGCTCCACGACGCGGTCGCGCTCATCACCGCGGGCGACCCGCGGGCGCGGTCCCGGGTCTCCATGGCCAAGCTGCTCTGCAGCGACAACGCGATGTCGGTGACCACGGACGCCCTGCAGCTGCACGGTGGCTACGGGTTCATCCGCGACTACCCGGTGGAACGCATGATGCGCGACGTGAAGATCACCCAGATCTACGAGGGGACCAACCAGATCCAGCGGCTCGTCATCGCGAAGGACGTCTACGCCGGGCAGGTGCGGTCGTGA
- a CDS encoding CaiB/BaiF CoA transferase family protein, translated as MTGRAAGPLAGIRVLDMTRLAPGPYGSMLLADLGAEVIAIGGGRSGLPVPALSRGKEFVTLDLKTTEGRAALHRLVAESDVVMEGFRPGVADRLGAGYAELSALNPRLVYCSVTGYGQTGPLAQRAGHDINYLAIGGALGTFGPAGSPPVPPLNLVADFAAGGLLAAFGIVGALYERERSGRGQYLDAAMVDGVLSMMGMNFTDWGRGALPRRGEGVLTGSLPAYRCYECADGRYVAVGALENAFFANLWQALDLGAVPDHFDPANFAEIETRLSDAFRQRPMAEWTKFFADVDACVTPVLEPHELAGFPQIAERYEGFDPQSVPTVPVFSRTAAAPGPTDTADATERVLARFGVSAEEAGQAAGARDGSAVTGLRWPPM; from the coding sequence ATGACCGGCCGGGCGGCAGGACCGCTCGCCGGGATCCGGGTGCTCGACATGACCAGGCTCGCTCCGGGCCCGTACGGCAGCATGCTGCTGGCCGATCTCGGCGCCGAGGTGATCGCGATCGGCGGCGGCCGGTCCGGCCTGCCGGTGCCGGCGCTGTCCCGGGGCAAGGAATTCGTCACGCTCGACCTGAAGACGACCGAGGGCCGCGCCGCCCTGCACCGGCTGGTCGCCGAGTCCGATGTGGTCATGGAGGGCTTCCGGCCCGGGGTGGCCGACCGCCTCGGCGCGGGGTACGCGGAGCTCAGTGCGCTCAACCCGCGCCTGGTCTACTGCAGTGTCACCGGCTACGGCCAGACCGGCCCGCTCGCGCAGCGCGCCGGCCACGACATCAACTACCTCGCGATCGGCGGTGCGCTGGGCACCTTCGGGCCGGCCGGGAGCCCACCGGTGCCCCCGCTGAACCTGGTCGCCGACTTCGCCGCCGGCGGCCTGCTCGCCGCGTTCGGCATCGTCGGCGCGCTCTACGAACGGGAGCGCTCCGGCCGCGGGCAGTACCTCGACGCGGCCATGGTGGACGGCGTGCTGTCCATGATGGGCATGAACTTCACCGACTGGGGCCGGGGTGCGCTGCCGCGGCGCGGCGAGGGTGTGCTCACCGGGTCACTGCCGGCCTATCGCTGCTACGAGTGCGCCGACGGCCGGTACGTCGCGGTCGGCGCACTGGAGAACGCGTTCTTCGCCAACCTCTGGCAGGCACTCGACCTGGGTGCGGTGCCCGACCACTTCGACCCGGCGAACTTCGCCGAGATCGAGACACGGCTGAGCGACGCCTTCCGGCAGCGCCCGATGGCGGAGTGGACGAAGTTCTTCGCCGACGTCGACGCGTGCGTCACGCCGGTTCTCGAACCCCACGAACTGGCCGGATTCCCGCAGATCGCCGAGCGTTATGAGGGATTCGACCCGCAGTCCGTGCCGACGGTGCCGGTGTTCTCCCGGACCGCCGCGGCGCCCGGGCCGACCGACACCGCCGACGCGACCGAGCGGGTGCTCGCGCGGTTCGGCGTCTCCGCCGAGGAAGCGGGCCAGGCGGCGGGCGCCCGCGACGGCAGCGCCGTCACGGGCCTGCGCTGGCCACCGATGTGA
- a CDS encoding aldehyde dehydrogenase (NADP(+)) produces the protein MPAPATADTPCQEYEKVLTAAQAAAPALAAMTLTERAGLLRAVAGALRAQADELVPMADADSSLGVPRLTGEVERTAGQLEMFAEAVEEGSWLEAIIDRAGPDLRRMLIPLGPVAVFGASNFPFAFGLAGGDTAAALAAGCPVVAKAHPAQPRLSDAYARVVVDALHAAGAPEGTFAVVHGMENGRKLVTDARIAAVAFTGSTAGGRALADLAAARPSPIPFYGELGSLNPVFVTREAARVRGKEIAVGFLASMSLGAGQFCTKPGVLFVPAGYGLEDLIAAEAATAPMRLLHEGIGTAFRAEAARLAAHPAVRPLSVPEQDAADESVVRPVLVGTTVTELARSSGPLLVECFGPFALVVTYTDDAELPAAVDLLEGNLTATVHGEPSGDPVAPALLRTLTARAGRVIWNGWPTGVTVGWAQHHGGPYPATTSVHTSVGVTAMRRFLRPVAYQSVPDAVLPPELRDANDLGIPRRVDGALTAASLTAPR, from the coding sequence ATGCCTGCCCCCGCGACCGCGGACACCCCCTGCCAGGAGTACGAAAAGGTGCTGACGGCGGCCCAGGCGGCCGCCCCGGCGCTCGCGGCGATGACCCTGACCGAGCGCGCCGGGTTGCTGCGTGCCGTCGCCGGTGCGCTGCGCGCGCAGGCGGACGAGCTGGTACCGATGGCCGACGCGGACAGCTCGCTGGGCGTGCCGCGGCTCACCGGCGAGGTCGAACGGACCGCCGGGCAGCTGGAGATGTTCGCCGAAGCCGTCGAGGAAGGCTCGTGGCTGGAGGCGATCATCGACCGCGCCGGCCCGGATCTGCGGCGCATGCTGATCCCGCTCGGCCCGGTCGCGGTGTTCGGCGCGAGCAACTTCCCGTTCGCCTTCGGCCTGGCCGGGGGCGACACGGCCGCGGCGCTGGCCGCCGGGTGCCCGGTGGTCGCGAAGGCCCATCCCGCCCAGCCCCGGCTGTCGGATGCCTACGCCCGGGTGGTCGTCGACGCCTTGCACGCCGCCGGCGCGCCCGAGGGCACGTTCGCCGTGGTCCACGGGATGGAGAACGGGCGCAAGCTGGTGACCGACGCCCGGATCGCCGCCGTCGCCTTCACCGGCTCCACGGCGGGCGGACGGGCGCTGGCCGACCTGGCCGCGGCCCGGCCCTCCCCCATTCCGTTCTACGGGGAGCTGGGCAGCCTCAACCCGGTGTTCGTCACCCGCGAAGCCGCCCGGGTCCGCGGCAAGGAGATCGCCGTCGGCTTCCTGGCGTCGATGTCGCTGGGCGCCGGCCAGTTCTGCACCAAACCGGGCGTGTTGTTCGTGCCGGCGGGGTACGGGCTGGAGGACCTGATCGCCGCCGAGGCGGCCACGGCGCCGATGCGGTTGCTGCACGAGGGCATCGGCACCGCGTTCCGGGCCGAGGCCGCGCGGCTCGCCGCCCACCCGGCGGTCCGGCCGCTGAGCGTCCCCGAGCAGGACGCCGCGGACGAGTCGGTCGTCCGGCCGGTCCTGGTCGGCACCACCGTCACCGAGCTCGCCCGGAGTTCTGGGCCGCTGCTCGTCGAGTGCTTCGGGCCGTTCGCGCTGGTCGTGACCTACACCGACGACGCCGAGCTGCCGGCCGCGGTGGACCTGCTGGAAGGCAACCTCACCGCCACCGTGCACGGTGAACCGAGCGGTGACCCGGTCGCACCGGCCCTGCTGCGCACCTTGACCGCCCGAGCCGGCCGCGTCATCTGGAACGGCTGGCCGACCGGCGTGACGGTCGGCTGGGCGCAGCACCACGGCGGCCCGTACCCGGCGACGACTTCGGTGCACACCTCGGTCGGCGTCACCGCGATGCGCCGCTTCCTGCGCCCGGTCGCCTACCAGTCGGTGCCCGACGCAGTGCTGCCACCCGAGTTGCGCGATGCGAACGACCTCGGCATCCCGCGGCGGGTGGACGGTGCGCTCACCGCCGCGTCGCTGACCGCACCGCGGTAG
- a CDS encoding aldehyde dehydrogenase (NADP(+)), with the protein MTATLNTGRDPRTGAALPGGELPSDDAAVERVVAAAATAAPALDALGRGGRARLLRAFGHALESRRDDVVAIADRETALGAARLGGELTRTSYQFAFFADVLEEGSYLEATIDHAGPTPMGPRPDLRRMLVPIGPVAVFGASNFPLAFSLPGGDTASALAAGNPVVVKAHGSHPATSRLVHDILRDAAAEAGAPEGTIGIVFGLTAGTALVRHPAVRAVGFTGSLGGGRALLDAIHARDNPIPFYGELSSLNALVVTEAAAAERAREIGVGLAASVTGSAGQLCTKPGLVLIPAGATGDAVVASAAQGLEGTEVVPLLNERIHASYLADTDRLRAAPEVSTVAEGDAGQGGFRVAPLLVSVEASALPEQVFAEYFGPATVLVRYRTEDELRAVLGRLPASLTASVHLGAGETAPQWIDVLRDTAGRLVFNGYPTGVAVGWAQHHGGPWPATNSLFTSVGATAIRRFLRPVTWQDAPEQMLPDELRDAPAGPVPRRVDGLLRLPG; encoded by the coding sequence GTGACCGCCACCCTGAACACCGGACGAGACCCCCGCACCGGCGCCGCACTGCCAGGTGGGGAACTGCCGAGCGATGACGCCGCCGTCGAGCGGGTCGTCGCCGCGGCGGCGACGGCCGCCCCCGCGCTCGACGCGCTCGGCCGCGGCGGCCGGGCCAGGCTGCTGCGCGCGTTCGGCCACGCCCTGGAGAGCCGGCGCGACGACGTCGTGGCGATCGCCGACCGGGAGACCGCGCTCGGCGCGGCCCGGCTCGGCGGAGAACTCACCCGGACGAGTTACCAGTTCGCGTTTTTCGCCGACGTCCTGGAGGAGGGCAGCTATCTCGAGGCGACCATCGACCACGCAGGCCCGACGCCGATGGGGCCGAGGCCTGACCTGCGTCGCATGCTCGTGCCGATCGGCCCGGTCGCGGTGTTCGGTGCGAGCAACTTCCCGCTCGCGTTCTCGCTGCCCGGCGGGGACACCGCTTCGGCGCTCGCCGCGGGCAACCCGGTCGTGGTCAAAGCCCACGGCTCGCACCCGGCGACCTCCCGGCTGGTCCACGACATCCTGCGGGACGCCGCCGCCGAAGCCGGCGCTCCCGAGGGCACGATCGGCATCGTGTTCGGCCTCACGGCCGGCACAGCCCTCGTCCGCCACCCGGCGGTGCGGGCAGTGGGCTTCACCGGCTCCCTCGGCGGCGGCCGGGCGCTGCTGGATGCGATCCACGCCCGCGACAACCCGATTCCGTTCTACGGCGAGCTGTCCAGCCTCAACGCCCTGGTCGTCACCGAGGCCGCCGCGGCCGAGCGGGCGAGGGAGATCGGTGTCGGGCTGGCCGCCTCGGTGACCGGGTCTGCCGGCCAGTTGTGCACCAAGCCAGGGCTCGTCCTGATCCCGGCCGGCGCCACCGGGGACGCCGTGGTCGCGTCGGCGGCGCAGGGACTCGAGGGCACGGAGGTCGTGCCCCTGCTCAACGAGCGGATCCACGCCTCCTACCTCGCCGACACCGACCGGCTCCGCGCGGCCCCGGAGGTGTCCACAGTGGCCGAAGGCGACGCCGGGCAAGGTGGCTTCCGGGTAGCCCCGCTGCTGGTCTCGGTCGAGGCGAGCGCCCTGCCTGAGCAGGTGTTCGCCGAGTACTTCGGCCCGGCGACGGTGCTCGTGCGCTACCGCACCGAGGACGAACTCAGGGCCGTGCTCGGCCGCCTGCCGGCCTCGCTGACCGCGTCGGTGCACCTCGGCGCGGGGGAAACGGCGCCACAGTGGATCGACGTCTTGCGGGACACGGCCGGACGGCTGGTGTTCAACGGCTACCCGACCGGCGTGGCGGTCGGCTGGGCCCAGCACCACGGGGGACCGTGGCCCGCCACCAACAGTCTGTTCACCTCGGTCGGGGCGACCGCGATCCGCCGGTTCCTGCGGCCGGTGACCTGGCAGGACGCGCCTGAGCAGATGTTGCCGGACGAGCTGCGCGACGCCCCCGCCGGCCCGGTGCCCCGCCGGGTGGACGGCCTGCTGCGGCTACCCGGCTGA
- a CDS encoding SDR family NAD(P)-dependent oxidoreductase — MSESLFSLEGNVAVVTGGARGIGKAAARALARHGAGLLLVDRLEAELASTAAELAEAGAAVDTLLADITADDIGERIRAAATAAGPVTVVVNAAGVMVRSAITELTVAELDTLWRVNVRGTVEVTQALLPQLIERGYGKIINVGSLGSVRGLERRTGYATTKGAVAQYTISLASEAGAYGIRANVVAPGYVATDMASPWIYGDADRTERLRARIPLGQFATPADLAGTFVFLAAPASDYVTGQILLVDGGWTTT; from the coding sequence TTGTCTGAGAGCCTGTTTTCCCTGGAGGGCAACGTCGCCGTCGTGACCGGTGGCGCGCGCGGAATCGGGAAGGCGGCGGCCCGGGCGCTCGCCCGGCACGGGGCCGGGCTGCTGCTGGTCGACCGGCTCGAGGCGGAGCTGGCCTCGACGGCGGCCGAGCTGGCCGAGGCGGGCGCCGCGGTGGACACCCTGCTCGCCGACATCACGGCGGACGACATCGGCGAACGGATCCGCGCCGCGGCGACCGCCGCCGGGCCGGTCACGGTGGTGGTCAACGCCGCCGGGGTGATGGTGCGGTCCGCGATCACCGAGCTCACCGTGGCCGAGCTGGACACCCTGTGGCGGGTGAACGTGCGGGGCACCGTGGAGGTCACCCAGGCCCTGCTTCCGCAGCTGATCGAGCGCGGCTACGGCAAGATCATCAACGTCGGCTCGCTGGGTTCGGTCCGCGGCCTGGAACGGCGGACGGGGTACGCGACCACCAAGGGCGCGGTCGCGCAGTACACGATCAGCCTCGCCAGCGAGGCCGGTGCGTACGGGATCAGGGCGAACGTGGTGGCGCCCGGCTACGTCGCCACGGACATGGCCTCCCCGTGGATCTACGGCGACGCCGACCGCACCGAACGGCTCCGGGCCCGGATCCCGCTCGGGCAGTTCGCCACGCCCGCGGACCTGGCCGGCACGTTCGTGTTCCTCGCCGCCCCGGCGTCGGACTACGTCACCGGCCAGATCCTGCTCGTCGACGGTGGCTGGACCACCACCTGA
- a CDS encoding CaiB/BaiF CoA transferase family protein: MKPLQILRDVKIVAFTQFLLGPASVQYLSDLGADVIKVEQPGRGAYERSWSGGNTYVEEVSAFFLLSHRNVRSVTIDLKSPEGQRAALRLAASADVVVDNFRPGVLDRLGVGYEKLSELRPDLIYACGSGYGSDSPYRDLPGQDLLLQAMTGLAAATGRAGDPPTPAGAAVVDQHAAALLAMGILAALHHRQRTGEGQRVEATMVQAALDLQLEPVVYHLNGGLVERPAEPLGSSFHEAPYGVYETADEFIALSLSPVAKISAALGDPAELREFLDPAVKFSRREQIRRALGPLLLDRSAKELLALFREHGIWCAPVNDYDAVFADPVVTHLDPVLEFEHPRAGKVKMLKHPVRFSSGEPELRTPPPELGEHTDAVLSELGYSAEKIAELREAGVV, encoded by the coding sequence ATGAAACCCCTGCAGATCCTGCGTGACGTCAAGATCGTCGCGTTCACCCAGTTCCTCCTCGGCCCGGCGAGCGTGCAGTACCTCAGCGACCTCGGCGCGGACGTGATCAAGGTGGAGCAGCCCGGGCGCGGCGCGTACGAGCGGTCCTGGTCCGGCGGCAACACCTACGTCGAGGAGGTAAGCGCTTTCTTCCTGCTGTCGCATCGAAACGTGCGGAGCGTGACGATCGACCTGAAGTCGCCGGAGGGGCAGCGCGCCGCGCTTCGGCTCGCGGCGAGCGCCGATGTCGTGGTGGACAACTTCCGGCCGGGCGTGCTCGACCGCCTCGGCGTCGGTTACGAAAAGCTGTCGGAGCTGCGCCCTGACCTGATCTACGCCTGCGGGTCCGGCTACGGCTCCGACAGCCCTTACCGCGACCTGCCCGGGCAGGACCTGCTCCTGCAGGCGATGACCGGGCTGGCCGCGGCGACCGGCCGGGCCGGGGACCCGCCGACCCCGGCGGGCGCGGCGGTCGTCGACCAGCATGCCGCGGCGCTGCTGGCGATGGGCATCCTCGCCGCGCTGCACCACCGGCAGCGCACCGGCGAGGGCCAGCGGGTGGAGGCGACGATGGTGCAGGCGGCGCTCGACCTGCAGCTGGAGCCCGTGGTGTACCACCTCAACGGTGGCCTCGTGGAGCGGCCGGCGGAGCCGCTCGGCTCCAGTTTCCACGAGGCGCCCTACGGGGTGTACGAGACGGCCGACGAGTTCATCGCGCTGTCGCTCAGCCCGGTCGCCAAGATCAGCGCGGCACTCGGCGATCCGGCCGAACTGCGGGAGTTCCTGGACCCGGCGGTGAAGTTCAGCCGGCGCGAACAGATCCGGCGTGCGCTCGGCCCGCTGTTGCTCGACCGCTCGGCGAAGGAATTGCTCGCGTTGTTCCGCGAGCACGGGATCTGGTGCGCACCCGTCAACGACTACGACGCCGTCTTCGCCGATCCGGTGGTGACGCACCTGGATCCGGTGCTGGAGTTCGAGCATCCCCGGGCGGGCAAGGTGAAGATGCTCAAGCATCCCGTGCGGTTCAGCTCCGGCGAACCGGAACTGCGCACGCCGCCACCAGAACTGGGCGAGCACACCGATGCGGTACTGAGCGAGCTCGGCTATTCGGCCGAGAAGATCGCCGAGCTGCGGGAGGCAGGCGTTGTCTGA
- a CDS encoding enoyl-CoA hydratase/isomerase family protein, translated as MTVHCGLDNGVAELVVDHPPLNLLTLAVRAELAAHALRLAGEESCRVVVVRGEGDRAFSAGSDIREFPSDETGGFERADLEHGWFAALADLPQPTIAAVHGHTLGGGLELALTCDIRVADEQAHLGFPEAGLGLVPCGGGTARLPHLVGAARAQLLLLSTERITAGQALAYGLVDQVAPAGRLRETVAGLAASIAAAPGAATRAIKAAVRASVTEGVDAGLAAERRLGGPLFATERAQQAVRGFLKEKP; from the coding sequence GTGACCGTCCACTGCGGACTGGACAACGGCGTGGCCGAGCTGGTGGTGGACCACCCGCCGCTCAACCTGCTCACGCTCGCCGTCCGCGCCGAGCTCGCGGCACATGCCCTTCGGCTGGCGGGGGAGGAGTCCTGCCGGGTGGTCGTGGTGCGTGGGGAGGGGGACCGGGCCTTCTCGGCCGGTTCCGACATCCGGGAGTTCCCCTCGGACGAGACGGGCGGCTTCGAACGCGCCGATCTCGAACACGGCTGGTTCGCCGCGCTCGCCGACCTTCCGCAGCCGACCATCGCCGCCGTGCACGGCCACACCCTCGGCGGCGGCCTGGAACTCGCGTTGACCTGCGACATCCGGGTGGCCGACGAACAAGCGCACCTGGGCTTCCCGGAGGCGGGGCTCGGGCTGGTGCCCTGTGGCGGTGGCACCGCCCGGCTGCCGCACCTCGTCGGCGCGGCCAGGGCGCAACTGCTGTTGCTGTCCACGGAGCGGATCACCGCCGGTCAGGCGCTGGCGTACGGGCTCGTGGACCAGGTGGCTCCGGCGGGCCGGCTGCGCGAGACGGTGGCCGGGCTGGCGGCGTCGATAGCGGCCGCACCGGGCGCCGCCACCCGTGCCATCAAGGCCGCGGTCCGGGCGAGCGTGACCGAAGGCGTCGACGCGGGGCTGGCCGCCGAGCGGCGTCTCGGCGGCCCGCTTTTCGCGACCGAGCGCGCGCAGCAGGCCGTGCGCGGCTTCCTGAAGGAGAAACCATGA
- a CDS encoding acyl-CoA dehydrogenase family protein, whose protein sequence is MTSTTTSIPLGELSEEHELLRQTVRKFAESEVAPRAFEIDREDEFPHDLYRRMGELGFLGLNVPEEHGGSGADELSMSITLEELARVSGTVANACLLAKLQSELIVKRGTPEQIRTYVPRIAAGELICLIAVTEPGAGSDVASVKTTAKRTESGWKLNGTKAFMTAGAVGELAVVLARTDPAAGSKGLTTFLVPKSPDGDPAKGFLADHKEQLMGMRGLATAGITLQDTLVSDEHVLGEPGRGLGNALGSFNNGRIVIASLALGLAAGAHDASLRYSQDREAFSQRIGDFQAVQFMLADACVEIDAARLLVRRAAQLKDAGAPFALQASQAKLFASDVAVRVATNAVQIHGGYGYTKDAVVERIYRDAKLTQIYEGTNQIQRVIIARHLLPKAGK, encoded by the coding sequence ATGACTTCCACCACCACGTCCATCCCCCTCGGCGAGCTGAGCGAGGAACACGAGCTGCTGCGGCAGACCGTGCGCAAGTTCGCCGAATCCGAAGTCGCGCCGCGGGCGTTCGAGATCGACCGCGAGGACGAGTTCCCGCACGATCTGTACCGGCGGATGGGCGAACTGGGCTTCCTCGGGCTCAACGTCCCCGAGGAGCACGGCGGCAGCGGGGCCGACGAGCTGAGCATGTCGATCACCCTGGAGGAGCTCGCCCGGGTCTCCGGCACGGTCGCCAACGCCTGCCTGCTCGCGAAGCTGCAGTCGGAGCTGATCGTCAAGCGCGGCACACCCGAGCAGATCCGCACCTACGTGCCCCGGATCGCCGCCGGCGAGCTGATCTGCCTGATCGCGGTCACCGAGCCCGGCGCCGGCTCCGACGTCGCCAGCGTCAAGACCACCGCGAAGCGCACCGAGTCGGGGTGGAAGCTCAACGGCACCAAGGCGTTCATGACCGCCGGCGCGGTGGGCGAGCTGGCCGTCGTGCTGGCCCGCACCGACCCGGCCGCGGGCAGCAAGGGACTCACCACGTTCCTCGTGCCCAAGAGCCCCGACGGCGACCCGGCCAAGGGCTTCCTGGCCGACCACAAGGAACAGCTGATGGGCATGCGCGGCCTGGCCACCGCCGGGATCACGCTGCAGGACACCCTCGTCTCCGACGAGCACGTGCTCGGGGAACCCGGCCGCGGGCTGGGCAACGCGCTGGGCTCGTTCAACAACGGCCGCATCGTGATCGCTTCGCTGGCCCTCGGCCTCGCCGCGGGAGCGCACGACGCCTCTCTGCGGTATTCGCAGGACCGGGAGGCGTTCTCCCAGCGCATCGGCGACTTCCAAGCGGTGCAGTTCATGCTCGCCGACGCCTGCGTCGAGATCGACGCGGCGCGGCTGCTCGTCCGCCGGGCGGCCCAGCTCAAGGACGCGGGCGCGCCGTTCGCTCTGCAGGCGTCCCAGGCGAAACTGTTCGCCTCCGACGTCGCGGTCCGGGTCGCGACCAACGCCGTGCAGATCCACGGCGGTTACGGCTACACCAAGGACGCCGTGGTGGAGCGGATCTACCGGGACGCGAAGCTCACCCAGATCTACGAGGGCACCAACCAGATCCAGCGGGTGATCATCGCCCGGCACCTGCTGCCGAAGGCCGGGAAGTGA
- a CDS encoding MaoC family dehydratase translates to MTDGTTATKLVPISSELAEGAFAIGRTTTFTKTVSESDIYLFAGVSGDLGPNHVDEEYMSKTRYGHRIAHGVLIVSYMSTCSTKLIEEAGNEPAVSYGYDRVRFVKPVFIGDTVTVTYTVAERDDERGEIRSQVTAKNQHGDVVAVATHILRRV, encoded by the coding sequence ATGACTGACGGCACCACCGCCACCAAACTGGTTCCCATCTCGTCCGAACTCGCCGAAGGCGCCTTCGCGATCGGCCGCACGACCACCTTCACGAAGACCGTCAGCGAGAGCGACATCTACCTTTTCGCCGGTGTTTCCGGCGATCTCGGCCCGAACCACGTGGACGAGGAGTACATGAGCAAGACCCGGTACGGGCACCGGATCGCGCACGGCGTGCTCATCGTTTCCTACATGTCGACCTGTTCGACGAAACTCATCGAGGAAGCGGGCAACGAACCCGCCGTGTCCTACGGCTACGACCGGGTCCGGTTCGTCAAGCCCGTGTTCATCGGCGACACCGTGACGGTGACCTACACCGTCGCCGAACGCGACGACGAACGCGGTGAGATCAGGTCCCAGGTGACCGCGAAGAACCAGCACGGCGACGTGGTCGCGGTCGCCACCCACATCCTGCGGAGGGTCTGA